One genomic segment of Scophthalmus maximus strain ysfricsl-2021 chromosome 3, ASM2237912v1, whole genome shotgun sequence includes these proteins:
- the LOC118316518 gene encoding uncharacterized protein LOC118316518: MEPTVPGGTKKMTYAEMFARVRDWCERSTVESKRIRPTDRQKRPYCEVSQDGTSTLVRPPQRMKVTTGADTVCENQIKRATRTVRAPPHETKVWSCWPESSSVESGRFTLCTEPKRPNVEASQGAPSIPERPSQGGKMTIDAEEKGPENGKSSQRSPVTPPSTSAEDPSPVTQVQSQRTEEMASSCRKGKKNVQTIWIIGSSYIRRGEEAANEIFGENLGLNAKVEWFSKGSLRWSGVLPLFYGALSTRSPPDILVVHAGGNDLGLVQAETLAAEMNRDLVQLHRDFPSMRISFSSINERQVWRYGQPGQINTDRLTVTYLITKAVDHFGGEVIQHPHLRYFDRSTYLQDGVQYSKKGNTIFLSKIRVHLQRILQISALYLAPKFVACPNPHHNPLTLTP, translated from the exons ATGGAGCCCACAGTACCTGGAGGCACAAAGAAGATGACCTATGCCGAAATGTTTGCGAGAGTTCGCGATTGGTGTGAACGATCCACCGTGGAGAGTAAAAGGATCAGACCCACCGACAGACAAAAGAGGCCCTATTGTGAAGTTTCACAGGATGGCACGAGTACCCTGGTGAGACCCCCCCAGAGGATGAAAGTGACCACAGGTGCAGACACTGTCTGCGAAAATCAAATCAAGCGCGCAACACGCACGGTCCGAGCACCGCCTCACGAGACAAAAGTGTGGTCCTGCTGGCCAGAGAGCAGCTCCGTGGAGAGTGGGAGGTTCACATTGTGTACAGAACCAAAAAGGCCCAATGTTGAAGCTTCACAGGGTGCTCCAAGTATCCCAGAGAGACCCTCCCAGGGGGGGAAGATGACCATTGATGCAGAGGAGAAAGGCCCGGAAAATGGAAAGAGCTCCCAGAGATCTCCAG TGACGCCACCAAGCACCTCTGCAGAGGATCCTTCACCTGTGACCCAGGTCCAGTCACAGAGGACGGAAGAGATGGCCTCAAG CTgcaggaaagggaagaaaaacgtCCAGACGATCTGGATCATCGGGTCAAGCTACATTCGGCGCGGGGAGGAAGCAGCAAATGAGATTTTCGGAGAGAATTTAGGACTCAATGCCAAAGTTGAGTGGTTCAGCAAAGGAAGCCTGCGCTGGAGCGGTGTCCTTCCCCTCTTCTATGGCGCGTTGTCCACACGGAGTCCCCCTGACATTCTGGTTGTCCACGCTGGCGGCAACGATCTGGGACTCGTGCAGGCCGAGACACTCGCGGCTGAAATGAACAGGGACTTGGTGCAGCTCCACAGAGACTTTCCCTCGATGAGGATTTCCTTCTCCAGCATCAACGAGAGGCAAGTGTGGCGCTACGGTCAGCCCGGGCAGATAAACACAGACAGGTTGACGGTCACGTATCTGATCACAAAGGCTGTTGACCACTTTGGCGGTGAAGTTATTCAACATCCCCATCTGAGGTATTTCGACAGAAGCACATATCTCCAGGATGGAGTGCAGTACTCCAAGAAAGGAAACACTATCTTTCTGTCAAAGATCCGTGTTCACCTACAGAGGATCCTTCAGATTTCTGCCCTTTATCTAGCTCCAAAGTTTGTGGCATGTCCTAACCCTCATCATAATCCCCtcaccctaaccccctaa
- the olfml3a gene encoding olfactomedin-like protein 3B isoform X1 codes for MRPVLVLLVSAAWALTGAQYYYQGLMDYLENRLLAIEDRMQFWHEQSRRYHAEVQDFKKLTAETVDGLRSEHGALLKDLEGAALRVNRVEREMDHVESQTSPRACAVAADRVVEQGVWGPEERRGGEEEDDGWEELPSRVSDCVEIISAIRSVKILKRVGGPKGMWTRDPRSSRVYLLNGTSGDVVYQFNSVRDLSRSPGVTGGRPIRLPFAWSGAGGAVYNGYLYYIKQEADADVQVVKYDLLSGSVTDIAMFPAEGRAAVYNLNPETVADLAVDDEGLWLLYADGEPNIHLAKMDPATLDIEEIWDTRCPRENAEAAFVVCGTVYVVYNTRLASRSRVECVFDVNGVAVSEEAPLLYFPRRYGAHASLKYNPEEKQLYGWDDGYQIIYRLTMKRKLLV; via the exons ATGAGGCCGGTCTTGGTCCTCCTTGTTTCCGCAGCCTGGGCTTTGACGGGAGCCCAGTATTACTACCAGGGCCTGATGGATTATCTGGAGAACAGGTTGTTGGCGATTGAG GACCGCATGCAGTTTTGGCACGAGCAGTCCCGTCGCTACCACGCAGAGGTGCAGGATTTCAAAAAGCTGACCGCCGAGACCGTGGACGGGCTGCGGAGCGAGCACGGCGCGCTGCTCAAAGACCTGGAAGGAGCCGCGCTTCGGGTGAACCGAGTGGAGCGGGAAATGGACCACGTGGAGAGCCAGACTTCGCCGCGGGCCTGTGCGGTCGCGGCCGACAGGGTGGTGGAGCAGGGAGTCTGGGGGCCGGAGGAGcgcagaggaggggaagaggaggacgacggcTGGGAGGAGCTGCCCTCCAGAGTCTCCG actgTGTGGAAATAATTTCTGCTATCAGATCAGTGAAGATCCTGAAGAGAGTGGGCGGTCCCAAGGGGATGTGGACCAGAGACCCCAGGTCATCCCGGGTGTACCTCCTTAACGGCACATCAGGAGACGTTGTCTACCAGTTCAACTCTGTCCGGGACTTGTCCCGCTCGCCAGGAGTCACTGGCGGCAGGCCGATCAGGCTGCCCTTTGCCTGGAGCGGTGCCGGCGGCGCTGTTTATAACGGCTATTTGTACTACATAAAACAGGAGGCCGATGCCGACGTGCAGGTGGTCAAATATGACCTGCTCAGTGGCTCGGTGACAGATATCGCCATGTTCCCCGCGGAAGGCCGCGCCGCCGTTTACAACCTCAACCCCGAGACCGTTGCGGACCTTGCGGTAGATGACGAGGGCCTCTGGCTCCTGTACGCCGACGGCGAGCCGAACATCCACCTCGCGAAGATGGACCCTGCCACGCTCGACATAGAGGAAATCTGGGACACCCGGTGCCCGAGGGAGAACGCGGAGGCGGCCTTCGTGGTCTGCGGGACAGTCTACGTCGTTTACAACACCCGCCTGGCCAGCCGCTCCCGggtcgagtgtgtgtttgatgtcaaCGGCGTGGCGGTGAGCGAGGAGGCTCCCCTGCTCTACTTCCCCCGGAGGTACGGGGCCCACGCCAGTCTGAAGTACAACCCAGAGGAGAAACAGCTCTACGGCTGGGACGATGGCTACCAGATCATTTACAGGCTGACCATGAAGAGGAAACTCCTGGTGTGA
- the olfml3a gene encoding olfactomedin-like protein 3B isoform X2 translates to MQFWHEQSRRYHAEVQDFKKLTAETVDGLRSEHGALLKDLEGAALRVNRVEREMDHVESQTSPRACAVAADRVVEQGVWGPEERRGGEEEDDGWEELPSRVSDCVEIISAIRSVKILKRVGGPKGMWTRDPRSSRVYLLNGTSGDVVYQFNSVRDLSRSPGVTGGRPIRLPFAWSGAGGAVYNGYLYYIKQEADADVQVVKYDLLSGSVTDIAMFPAEGRAAVYNLNPETVADLAVDDEGLWLLYADGEPNIHLAKMDPATLDIEEIWDTRCPRENAEAAFVVCGTVYVVYNTRLASRSRVECVFDVNGVAVSEEAPLLYFPRRYGAHASLKYNPEEKQLYGWDDGYQIIYRLTMKRKLLV, encoded by the exons ATGCAGTTTTGGCACGAGCAGTCCCGTCGCTACCACGCAGAGGTGCAGGATTTCAAAAAGCTGACCGCCGAGACCGTGGACGGGCTGCGGAGCGAGCACGGCGCGCTGCTCAAAGACCTGGAAGGAGCCGCGCTTCGGGTGAACCGAGTGGAGCGGGAAATGGACCACGTGGAGAGCCAGACTTCGCCGCGGGCCTGTGCGGTCGCGGCCGACAGGGTGGTGGAGCAGGGAGTCTGGGGGCCGGAGGAGcgcagaggaggggaagaggaggacgacggcTGGGAGGAGCTGCCCTCCAGAGTCTCCG actgTGTGGAAATAATTTCTGCTATCAGATCAGTGAAGATCCTGAAGAGAGTGGGCGGTCCCAAGGGGATGTGGACCAGAGACCCCAGGTCATCCCGGGTGTACCTCCTTAACGGCACATCAGGAGACGTTGTCTACCAGTTCAACTCTGTCCGGGACTTGTCCCGCTCGCCAGGAGTCACTGGCGGCAGGCCGATCAGGCTGCCCTTTGCCTGGAGCGGTGCCGGCGGCGCTGTTTATAACGGCTATTTGTACTACATAAAACAGGAGGCCGATGCCGACGTGCAGGTGGTCAAATATGACCTGCTCAGTGGCTCGGTGACAGATATCGCCATGTTCCCCGCGGAAGGCCGCGCCGCCGTTTACAACCTCAACCCCGAGACCGTTGCGGACCTTGCGGTAGATGACGAGGGCCTCTGGCTCCTGTACGCCGACGGCGAGCCGAACATCCACCTCGCGAAGATGGACCCTGCCACGCTCGACATAGAGGAAATCTGGGACACCCGGTGCCCGAGGGAGAACGCGGAGGCGGCCTTCGTGGTCTGCGGGACAGTCTACGTCGTTTACAACACCCGCCTGGCCAGCCGCTCCCGggtcgagtgtgtgtttgatgtcaaCGGCGTGGCGGTGAGCGAGGAGGCTCCCCTGCTCTACTTCCCCCGGAGGTACGGGGCCCACGCCAGTCTGAAGTACAACCCAGAGGAGAAACAGCTCTACGGCTGGGACGATGGCTACCAGATCATTTACAGGCTGACCATGAAGAGGAAACTCCTGGTGTGA